A single region of the Streptomyces diastaticus subsp. diastaticus genome encodes:
- a CDS encoding demethylmenaquinone methyltransferase, producing the protein MTRASLDKQPQEVASMFDDVAAHYDLTNDVLSLGQARLWRKEVARAVDARPAQKILDLAAGTATSSQPFARAGAYVVPCDFSLGMLRVGKSRHPWMPFTAGDAMRLPFRDDTFDAVTISFGLRNVQDTSAALAELYRVTKPGGRVVICEFSQPTWAPFRSLYTEYLMRALPPVARAVSSNPDAYVYLAESIRAWPDQPALAALLQKAGWSKVAWRDLTGGIVALHRGYKAA; encoded by the coding sequence GTGACGCGTGCATCTCTGGACAAGCAGCCGCAGGAAGTCGCCTCGATGTTCGATGACGTGGCGGCCCATTACGACCTGACCAACGACGTGCTGTCGCTGGGCCAGGCCCGGTTGTGGCGGAAGGAGGTGGCCCGCGCCGTCGACGCCCGGCCCGCGCAGAAGATCCTCGACCTGGCGGCCGGTACGGCGACCTCCTCGCAGCCCTTCGCCCGCGCCGGGGCGTACGTGGTGCCGTGCGACTTCTCGCTGGGCATGCTGCGGGTCGGCAAGAGCCGCCACCCGTGGATGCCGTTCACCGCCGGTGACGCGATGCGGCTGCCGTTCCGCGACGACACCTTCGACGCGGTGACGATCTCCTTCGGGCTGCGCAACGTCCAGGACACCTCCGCCGCCCTCGCCGAGCTGTACCGGGTGACCAAGCCCGGTGGCCGGGTCGTGATCTGCGAGTTCTCCCAGCCGACCTGGGCGCCGTTCCGCTCGCTCTACACCGAGTACCTGATGCGCGCCCTGCCGCCGGTGGCCCGCGCCGTCTCCTCCAACCCGGACGCCTACGTCTACCTCGCGGAGTCCATCCGGGCCTGGCCCGACCAGCCCGCGCTGGCCGCCCTGCTCCAGAAGGCCGGCTGGTCCAAGGTCGCCTGGCGCGACCTGACCGGGGGGATCGTCGCCCTGCACCGGGGCTACAAGGCCGCCTGA
- a CDS encoding GNAT family N-acetyltransferase: MTNPPPAIGLRVPTEEDAYAWHRVFDDPEVMEFLGGRPAERSVYEEMTARQRRHDAEHGFCFWTLTDARGEVLGFTGAQPWPHDWSPAVGRIEIGWRLTRSAWGRGYVTAAARETLERVRAAGVEEVVALVDAANHRSSAVARRLGMGGPEEFRTPSGRAAHCYRLKL, from the coding sequence ATGACCAACCCTCCGCCCGCGATCGGCCTGCGCGTCCCCACCGAGGAGGACGCCTACGCCTGGCACCGGGTGTTCGACGACCCCGAGGTCATGGAGTTCCTCGGCGGAAGGCCCGCCGAGCGTTCCGTCTACGAGGAGATGACCGCCCGCCAGCGCCGCCACGACGCCGAACACGGCTTCTGCTTCTGGACGCTGACCGACGCCCGGGGTGAGGTGCTGGGCTTCACCGGTGCCCAGCCCTGGCCGCACGACTGGAGCCCGGCTGTGGGGCGGATCGAGATCGGCTGGAGGCTGACGCGGTCCGCGTGGGGCCGGGGGTACGTGACCGCCGCGGCCCGCGAGACGCTGGAGCGGGTGCGGGCCGCCGGGGTCGAGGAGGTCGTGGCCCTGGTGGACGCGGCCAACCATCGCTCCTCGGCGGTGGCTCGGCGGCTCGGGATGGGCGGGCCCGAGGAGTTCCGTACGCCGTCGGGCCGGGCCGCCCACTGCTACCGGCTCAAGCTCTGA
- a CDS encoding geranylgeranyl reductase family protein: protein MNEPRTEQTADVIVVGAGPAGSTTAYHLAKAGLDVLLLEKTAFPREKVCGDGLTPRATKQLVAMGIDISEEAGWLRNKGLRIIGGGHRLQLDWPDLASFPDYGLVRKRDDFDEQLAHQAQKAGARLHERCNVGAPVTDPRTGRIVGVEAKLGVEKTPVTFHAPLVVAADGNSTRLSLAMGLHRREDRPMGVAVRTYFTSPRHDDDYLESWLELWDKRGPGPDRLLPGYGWVFGMGDGTSNVGLGVLNTSASFKELDWREVLKAWTASMPEEWGYTEENMTGPIRGAALPMAFNRQPHYTKGLLLVGDAGGLVNPFNGEGIAYAMESGQIAADVIVQAHARTTPAQRERALLGYPKVLKETYGGYYSLGRAFVKLIGNPKVMKLATERGLTHPVLMRFTLKMLANLTDPTGGDAMDRVINGLTKVAPKA from the coding sequence GTGAACGAGCCCCGCACCGAACAGACCGCGGATGTCATCGTCGTCGGCGCCGGGCCGGCCGGCTCGACGACCGCCTACCACCTGGCCAAGGCCGGACTCGACGTCCTGCTCCTGGAGAAGACGGCCTTCCCGCGCGAGAAGGTCTGCGGTGACGGCCTCACCCCGCGCGCCACCAAGCAGCTGGTGGCGATGGGCATCGACATCTCCGAAGAGGCCGGCTGGTTGCGGAACAAGGGCCTGCGCATCATCGGCGGCGGCCACCGCCTCCAGCTCGACTGGCCGGATCTCGCCTCCTTCCCGGACTACGGACTGGTCCGCAAGCGCGACGACTTCGACGAGCAGCTCGCCCACCAGGCCCAGAAGGCCGGCGCCCGCCTCCACGAGCGGTGCAACGTCGGCGCCCCCGTCACCGACCCGCGCACCGGCCGCATCGTCGGCGTCGAGGCCAAGCTCGGCGTGGAGAAGACCCCGGTCACCTTCCACGCCCCGCTGGTCGTCGCCGCCGACGGCAACTCCACCCGCCTCTCCCTCGCCATGGGCCTGCACCGCCGCGAGGACCGGCCGATGGGTGTCGCCGTCCGCACGTACTTCACCTCGCCCCGGCACGACGACGACTACCTGGAGTCCTGGCTGGAGCTGTGGGACAAGCGCGGCCCCGGCCCGGACCGGCTGCTGCCGGGCTACGGCTGGGTCTTCGGCATGGGCGACGGCACCTCCAACGTCGGCCTCGGCGTCCTCAACACCTCCGCCTCCTTCAAGGAGCTGGACTGGCGCGAGGTGCTGAAGGCGTGGACCGCCTCCATGCCCGAGGAGTGGGGCTACACCGAGGAGAACATGACGGGCCCGATCCGCGGCGCCGCCCTCCCGATGGCCTTCAACCGCCAGCCGCACTACACCAAGGGCCTGCTCCTGGTCGGCGACGCGGGCGGCCTGGTCAACCCGTTCAACGGCGAGGGCATCGCCTACGCCATGGAGTCCGGGCAGATCGCGGCCGACGTCATCGTCCAGGCCCACGCCCGCACCACCCCGGCCCAGCGCGAGCGCGCCCTCCTCGGCTACCCCAAGGTCCTCAAGGAGACCTACGGCGGCTACTACTCCCTGGGCCGCGCCTTCGTGAAGCTCATCGGCAACCCGAAGGTCATGAAGCTCGCCACCGAACGCGGCCTGACCCACCCGGTGCTGATGCGCTTCACCCTGAAGATGCTGGCCAACCTCACCGACCCCACCGGCGGCGACGCGATGGACCGCGTCATCAACGGCCTGACCAAGGTCGCGCCGAAGGCGTAG
- a CDS encoding C40 family peptidase, translating into MSHSAPIRSHRKPRRRSTSTMALRAGVAGGVLSTIAVAGSANAATAAEPVTETVEMPTLTAALTSKAALSAEATQQAADAYQYRAEQQTAAEKAVKDAKKAQKAAERKAEAAAEKKAAEERAAAERAARGAERTDLSGVQTAAATSSSGSTAAAPAQSAPAPASGSVASVISFLQAQVGDAYVMGGTGPNSWDCSGLVQAAFKQVGVDLPRTSQEQSTAGTQVGTSNLQVGDILYWGGQGSAYHTGVYIGNGQYLDAANPGKGVVIQDLSGYPADGAVRVL; encoded by the coding sequence ATGTCCCACTCCGCTCCCATACGCAGCCACCGGAAGCCCCGCCGCCGCAGCACGTCGACCATGGCGCTGCGGGCCGGAGTCGCCGGTGGAGTCCTCAGCACCATCGCGGTCGCCGGCAGCGCCAACGCCGCCACGGCCGCCGAACCGGTCACCGAGACCGTCGAGATGCCCACGCTGACCGCGGCCCTCACCTCGAAGGCGGCCCTGTCCGCCGAGGCGACGCAGCAGGCCGCCGACGCCTACCAGTACCGCGCCGAGCAGCAGACCGCGGCCGAGAAGGCCGTGAAGGACGCCAAGAAGGCGCAGAAGGCGGCCGAGAGGAAGGCCGAGGCCGCCGCCGAGAAGAAGGCGGCCGAGGAGCGCGCCGCCGCCGAGCGTGCCGCACGCGGCGCCGAGCGCACCGACCTGTCCGGCGTGCAGACCGCCGCCGCCACGTCCTCCTCCGGCTCCACCGCCGCCGCCCCGGCCCAGAGTGCCCCGGCCCCGGCCAGCGGCTCCGTCGCCTCGGTCATCAGCTTCCTCCAGGCGCAGGTCGGCGACGCCTACGTCATGGGCGGCACCGGCCCCAACTCCTGGGACTGCTCCGGCCTCGTCCAGGCCGCCTTCAAGCAGGTCGGCGTGGACCTCCCGCGCACCTCGCAGGAGCAGTCGACCGCCGGCACCCAGGTCGGCACCTCCAACCTCCAGGTCGGCGACATCCTCTACTGGGGTGGCCAGGGCTCGGCTTACCACACCGGTGTGTACATCGGGAACGGCCAGTACCTCGACGCCGCCAACCCCGGCAAGGGCGTCGTCATCCAGGACCTCTCCGGCTACCCGGCCGACGGCGCGGTCCGCGTCCTGTGA
- a CDS encoding NADH-quinone oxidoreductase subunit A: MNAYAPILVLGALGAAFAVFSVVMATLIGPKRYNRAKLEAYECGIEPTPTPAGGGRFPIKYYLTAMLFIVFDIEIVFLYPWAVSFDALGLFGLVEMLLFVLTVFVAYAYVWRRGGLEWD; the protein is encoded by the coding sequence GTGAACGCGTATGCGCCCATCCTCGTACTGGGAGCCCTGGGGGCGGCCTTCGCGGTCTTCTCCGTGGTCATGGCCACCCTGATCGGACCGAAGCGGTACAACCGGGCCAAGCTCGAAGCCTACGAATGCGGCATCGAGCCGACCCCGACTCCGGCCGGCGGTGGGCGATTTCCCATCAAGTACTACCTGACGGCGATGCTCTTCATCGTCTTCGACATCGAGATCGTCTTCCTTTACCCCTGGGCCGTGAGCTTCGACGCCCTGGGGCTTTTCGGGCTCGTCGAGATGCTCCTCTTCGTGCTCACCGTCTTCGTCGCCTACGCCTACGTCTGGCGCCGCGGCGGCCTGGAATGGGACTGA
- a CDS encoding NuoB/complex I 20 kDa subunit family protein, with amino-acid sequence MGLEEKLPSGFLLTTVEQAAGWVRKSSMFPATFGLACCAIEMMTTGAGRYDLARFGMEVFRGSPRQADLMIVAGRVSQKMAPVLRQVYDQMPNPKWVISMGVCASSGGMFNNYAIVQGVDHIVPVDIYLPGCPPRPEMLVDAIVKLHQKVQSSKLGVNREEAAREAEEAALKALPTIEMKGLLR; translated from the coding sequence ATGGGACTCGAAGAGAAACTTCCGAGCGGCTTCCTGCTCACCACCGTCGAACAGGCAGCGGGCTGGGTACGCAAGTCGTCCATGTTCCCGGCCACGTTCGGCCTCGCCTGCTGCGCCATCGAGATGATGACGACCGGCGCCGGCCGCTACGACCTGGCCCGGTTCGGCATGGAGGTCTTCCGCGGCTCGCCCCGGCAGGCGGATCTGATGATCGTCGCCGGGCGGGTCAGCCAGAAGATGGCACCCGTACTGCGCCAGGTCTACGACCAGATGCCCAACCCCAAGTGGGTCATCTCCATGGGCGTCTGCGCGTCCTCGGGCGGCATGTTCAACAACTACGCGATCGTCCAGGGCGTCGACCACATCGTCCCCGTCGACATCTACCTCCCGGGCTGCCCGCCGCGACCCGAGATGCTCGTCGACGCGATCGTCAAACTCCACCAGAAGGTGCAGAGCTCCAAGCTCGGCGTCAACAGGGAGGAGGCGGCCCGCGAGGCGGAGGAAGCCGCCCTCAAGGCGCTGCCCACCATCGAGATGAAGGGGCTGCTGCGGTGA
- a CDS encoding NADH-quinone oxidoreductase subunit C, translating into MSDNHQEPEERREDSALPAARRGNDDVIGVRRGMFGAKDTGDTSGYGGLVRTVALPGPATRPYGGPRAREGYGVFDEIADELEGALDEQGLLPENAIDRTVVDRGELTFHIEREHLLRVARTLRDDPALRFELCTGVSAVHYPEDKGRELHAVYHLRSITHNRLIRLEVSAPDADPHVPSLVSVYPTNDWHEREAYDFFGLIFDGHPALTRLMMPDDWQGHPQRKDYPLGGIAVEYKGAQIPAPDQRRSYS; encoded by the coding sequence GTGAGCGACAACCACCAGGAGCCCGAGGAGCGGCGCGAGGACTCCGCCCTCCCGGCCGCCCGCCGCGGGAACGACGACGTCATCGGCGTCCGCCGGGGCATGTTCGGCGCCAAGGACACCGGCGACACCAGCGGGTACGGCGGCCTCGTCCGCACCGTCGCGCTGCCCGGCCCGGCCACCCGGCCCTACGGCGGCCCGCGTGCGCGCGAGGGGTACGGCGTCTTCGACGAGATCGCCGACGAGCTGGAAGGCGCCCTCGACGAGCAGGGCCTGCTGCCGGAGAACGCCATCGACCGCACCGTGGTCGACCGCGGCGAACTCACCTTCCACATCGAGCGCGAGCACCTGCTGCGCGTCGCCCGCACCCTGCGCGACGACCCGGCGCTCCGGTTCGAGCTGTGCACCGGGGTCAGTGCCGTGCACTACCCCGAGGACAAGGGACGCGAGCTGCACGCCGTCTACCACCTGCGCTCGATCACCCACAACCGGCTGATCCGGCTGGAGGTCTCGGCCCCCGACGCCGACCCGCACGTCCCCTCGCTGGTCTCCGTCTACCCGACCAACGACTGGCACGAGCGCGAGGCCTACGACTTCTTCGGCCTCATCTTCGACGGTCACCCCGCGCTGACCCGGCTGATGATGCCCGACGACTGGCAGGGCCACCCGCAGCGCAAGGACTACCCGCTCGGCGGCATCGCCGTCGAGTACAAGGGCGCCCAGATCCCGGCACCCGACCAGCGGAGGTCGTACAGCTGA
- a CDS encoding NADH-quinone oxidoreductase subunit D has translation MSTSHPRQEAGHAATAEEDAVGYSAGRETTEGTVYTVTGGDWDEIAEAAAKSDDERIIVNMGPQHPSTHGVLRLILEIDGETVTEARCGIGYLHTGIEKNLEYRTWTQGTTFVTRMDYLTPFYNEAAYCLGVEKLLGIEDQVPDRASVIRVLLMELNRLSSHLVAIATGGMELGATTIMIYGFRDREVVLDIFELITGLRMNHAFIRPGGLAQDLPAGSLDQVREAVRTLRQNIDEYDKLATGNPVFQGRMKGIGHLDLAGCMALGITGPVLRSTGLPHDLRKTDPYCGYETYDFEVPTADTCDSYGRFLIRLAEMRESLKIVEQCLDRLREPGEVMVSDKKIAWPAQLALGPDGLGNSLDHIKKIMGTSMESLIHHFKLVTEGFRVPPGQAYAAVESPKGELGAHVVSDGSTRPYRVHFRDPSFTNLQAVAAMCEGGQVADVIVAVASIDPVMGGVDR, from the coding sequence ATGAGCACTTCCCACCCCCGGCAGGAGGCCGGGCACGCAGCCACCGCCGAGGAGGACGCGGTCGGCTACTCGGCCGGGCGCGAGACCACCGAGGGCACCGTCTACACGGTGACCGGCGGCGACTGGGACGAGATCGCCGAGGCCGCGGCCAAGTCCGACGACGAGCGCATCATCGTCAACATGGGCCCCCAGCACCCGTCCACCCACGGCGTGCTGCGGCTGATCCTGGAGATCGACGGCGAGACCGTCACCGAGGCCCGCTGCGGAATCGGTTACCTGCACACCGGCATCGAGAAGAACCTCGAGTACCGGACCTGGACGCAGGGCACCACATTCGTCACCCGCATGGACTACCTGACGCCCTTCTACAACGAGGCGGCCTACTGCCTCGGCGTGGAGAAGCTCCTCGGCATCGAGGACCAGGTGCCCGACCGCGCCTCCGTGATCCGCGTCCTGCTGATGGAGCTCAACCGGCTCTCCTCGCACCTGGTGGCCATCGCCACCGGCGGCATGGAGCTCGGCGCCACCACGATCATGATCTACGGCTTCCGCGACCGCGAAGTGGTCCTGGACATCTTCGAGCTGATCACCGGCCTGCGGATGAACCACGCGTTCATCCGCCCCGGCGGCCTCGCCCAGGACCTCCCGGCCGGCTCCCTCGACCAGGTCCGCGAGGCGGTCAGGACGCTCCGCCAGAACATCGACGAGTACGACAAACTCGCCACCGGGAACCCGGTGTTCCAGGGCCGCATGAAGGGCATCGGGCACCTCGACCTGGCCGGCTGCATGGCGCTCGGCATCACCGGGCCCGTGCTGCGCTCCACCGGCCTCCCGCACGACCTGCGCAAGACCGACCCGTACTGCGGCTACGAGACGTACGACTTCGAGGTGCCGACCGCCGACACCTGCGACTCCTACGGCCGGTTCCTCATCCGGCTCGCCGAGATGCGCGAGTCGCTGAAGATCGTCGAGCAGTGCCTCGACCGCCTCCGCGAGCCCGGCGAGGTCATGGTCTCCGACAAGAAGATCGCCTGGCCCGCGCAGCTCGCCCTCGGCCCCGACGGCCTCGGCAACTCCCTCGACCACATCAAGAAGATCATGGGCACCTCGATGGAGTCCCTGATCCACCACTTCAAGCTGGTCACCGAGGGCTTCCGGGTCCCGCCCGGCCAGGCGTACGCCGCCGTCGAGTCGCCCAAGGGCGAACTGGGCGCGCACGTCGTCTCCGACGGCTCCACCCGCCCCTACCGGGTCCACTTCCGCGACCCGTCCTTCACCAACCTCCAGGCCGTGGCGGCCATGTGCGAAGGCGGCCAGGTCGCCGACGTCATCGTCGCCGTCGCGTCCATCGACCCCGTGATGGGAGGCGTCGACCGGTGA
- the nuoE gene encoding NADH-quinone oxidoreductase subunit NuoE yields MPQLPAPAYPAETHARLKADAEAIIARYPDSRSALLPMLHLVQSEEGYVTRTGMAFCAELLGLTTAEVTAVATFYTMYRRKPSGDYQVGVCTNTLCAVMGGDAIFDELKEHLGVGNDETTEDGRITLEHIECNAACDYAPVVMVNWEFFDNQTPDSAKRLVDDLREGRTVEPTRGAPLCTYKETARILAGFPDERPGAVEATGGAGPASLIGLKLAKGELPQQRVVHPRGQDGADAPDATGHAPSPAGHLSSHDAPQQTAPADPENPAGPVTGDGSEEGK; encoded by the coding sequence ATGCCCCAGCTCCCCGCCCCCGCGTACCCGGCCGAGACCCACGCCCGGCTCAAGGCCGACGCCGAGGCGATCATCGCCCGCTACCCGGACTCCCGCTCCGCGCTGCTGCCGATGCTCCACCTCGTCCAGTCCGAGGAGGGGTACGTCACCCGGACCGGCATGGCCTTCTGCGCCGAACTCCTCGGCCTGACCACCGCCGAGGTCACCGCCGTCGCCACCTTCTACACGATGTACCGGCGCAAGCCCTCGGGCGACTACCAGGTCGGGGTCTGCACCAACACGCTCTGCGCCGTCATGGGCGGCGACGCCATCTTCGACGAGCTGAAGGAGCACCTCGGCGTCGGCAACGACGAGACCACCGAGGACGGCAGGATCACCCTGGAGCACATCGAGTGCAACGCGGCGTGCGACTACGCGCCCGTGGTGATGGTGAACTGGGAGTTCTTCGACAACCAGACGCCCGACTCCGCCAAGCGCCTCGTCGACGACCTCCGCGAGGGCCGCACCGTCGAGCCCACCCGGGGCGCGCCGCTGTGCACCTACAAGGAGACCGCGCGCATCCTCGCCGGCTTCCCCGACGAGCGGCCGGGCGCGGTCGAGGCCACCGGCGGCGCCGGGCCCGCCTCGCTGATCGGCCTGAAGCTCGCCAAGGGCGAACTGCCGCAGCAGCGGGTCGTCCACCCGCGCGGCCAGGACGGCGCCGACGCCCCCGACGCCACCGGCCACGCCCCCTCGCCCGCCGGACACCTCAGCTCACACGACGCGCCGCAGCAGACCGCGCCCGCCGACCCGGAGAACCCGGCCGGTCCGGTCACCGGCGACGGCTCCGAGGAGGGGAAGTGA